One genomic region from Stackebrandtia nassauensis DSM 44728 encodes:
- a CDS encoding NADH:flavin oxidoreductase — protein sequence MADNGTRAATILNRPIQLGELSLRNRIAMAPMTRQFSPGGVPDADVAAYYARRAAGGVGLIVTEGTYIGHESAGSSDRVPRFHGEDALAGWAAVADAVHAAGGRVFPQLWHVGMDRAAGTPPVAEAPPMGPSGIPLDDRPAGKTMTPTDLDEVIEAFATAAAAAQAAGFDGVELHGAHGYLIDQFLWEHTNRRTDSYGGDIAGRTRFAAEIVSACRAAVTPGFPISFRMSQWKMGAYQAKLAESPQELDAVLAPLARAGVDAFHCSTRRYWLPEFDGCDLNLAGWVKKLTGKPTITVGAVGLANEFLQSLQGDQTDATSIDGLLDRLEADEFDMVAVGRALLADPAWAAKTLAGRHDQVTPFEPSMLGRLH from the coding sequence ATGGCCGACAACGGCACCCGCGCCGCCACGATCCTGAACCGCCCGATCCAGCTGGGCGAACTGTCACTGCGCAACCGGATCGCGATGGCACCCATGACCCGGCAGTTCTCGCCCGGCGGGGTCCCCGACGCCGACGTGGCCGCCTACTACGCGCGCCGGGCCGCCGGTGGCGTCGGCCTGATCGTCACCGAGGGCACCTACATCGGACACGAATCCGCCGGTTCCAGCGACCGCGTGCCCCGCTTCCACGGCGAGGACGCACTCGCGGGCTGGGCCGCGGTCGCCGACGCGGTGCACGCCGCCGGGGGTCGCGTCTTCCCGCAGCTGTGGCACGTCGGCATGGACCGCGCCGCCGGAACTCCGCCGGTGGCCGAGGCCCCGCCGATGGGTCCGTCGGGCATCCCGCTGGACGACCGCCCCGCGGGCAAGACCATGACCCCGACCGACCTCGACGAGGTCATCGAAGCCTTCGCCACCGCCGCGGCCGCCGCCCAGGCCGCGGGCTTCGACGGCGTCGAACTGCACGGCGCCCACGGCTACCTCATCGACCAGTTCCTGTGGGAGCACACCAATCGCCGCACCGACAGCTACGGCGGCGACATTGCCGGACGCACCCGCTTCGCCGCCGAGATCGTGTCGGCCTGCCGCGCGGCGGTGACACCGGGCTTCCCCATCAGCTTCCGGATGTCACAGTGGAAGATGGGCGCCTACCAGGCGAAGCTGGCCGAGTCTCCACAAGAGCTCGACGCGGTCCTCGCCCCGCTGGCCCGCGCCGGTGTCGACGCTTTCCACTGCTCGACCCGCCGCTACTGGCTGCCGGAGTTCGACGGCTGCGACCTGAACCTGGCGGGCTGGGTCAAGAAACTGACCGGCAAACCCACGATCACGGTCGGCGCGGTCGGTCTGGCCAACGAGTTCCTCCAATCCCTGCAAGGCGACCAGACCGACGCCACGTCGATCGACGGCCTGCTCGACCGCCTGGAAGCCGACGAGTTCGACATGGTCGCGGTGGGCCGGGCCCTGCTGGCCGACCCCGCATGGGCCGCCAAGACCCTGGCCGGACGCCACGACCAGGTGACGCCGTTCGAGCCGTCGATGCTGGGCCGGCTGCACTGA
- a CDS encoding MBL fold metallo-hydrolase, whose product MSKHVLPHEIQEHPTGYSGPNLTPVGLELLPRELGEGVVALMANVPPKDNNGVVFGERAALVVDAGITPTVGRRIRGHARELSPVAPKFLVNTTYHGDHTFGNLAFDDLTIVTSRANREFMDDLDREKRDRTDNMYGDEHLFEAFDAWRGPDVVFDSHTEIDLGGRTVELHHFGAGNGPGDTIVYVPSARTAWTGNYLCGAGSPHMLLQAGPTPYLESLRGMREALPELETIVPGHGPIGDGPRAVAALIEYLERLRDEVTAAFDAGYDVEETYRRCTDPWADGLDAEIAAALAEYEAPTQAVHSGFQRLARDLHRLNILTTYRVCEQLAA is encoded by the coding sequence ATGTCGAAACATGTACTGCCGCACGAGATCCAGGAACATCCCACCGGCTACTCCGGGCCGAACCTGACACCGGTCGGGTTGGAGTTGCTGCCGCGCGAACTGGGGGAGGGTGTGGTCGCCCTGATGGCCAACGTCCCGCCCAAGGACAACAACGGCGTCGTGTTCGGCGAACGGGCCGCGCTGGTCGTCGACGCCGGGATCACCCCGACGGTAGGGCGGCGGATTCGCGGCCACGCACGGGAACTGAGCCCCGTGGCGCCGAAGTTCCTGGTCAACACGACCTACCACGGCGACCACACCTTCGGGAACCTCGCATTCGACGACCTCACGATCGTCACCTCGCGCGCCAACCGCGAGTTCATGGACGATCTGGACCGCGAGAAGCGCGACCGGACCGACAACATGTACGGCGACGAGCACCTCTTCGAGGCGTTCGACGCCTGGCGCGGCCCCGACGTCGTCTTCGACTCCCACACCGAGATCGACCTGGGTGGACGGACCGTCGAGCTGCACCACTTCGGAGCGGGCAACGGCCCCGGGGACACCATCGTGTACGTCCCGTCGGCGCGCACCGCCTGGACCGGGAACTACCTGTGTGGAGCGGGAAGCCCGCACATGTTGCTGCAGGCCGGACCGACGCCGTACCTGGAGTCGCTGCGCGGGATGCGGGAAGCGTTGCCGGAACTGGAGACCATCGTTCCCGGGCACGGCCCGATCGGCGACGGTCCCCGCGCCGTCGCGGCCCTCATCGAGTACCTGGAGCGGCTTCGCGACGAGGTCACCGCCGCCTTCGACGCGGGCTACGACGTCGAGGAGACCTACCGACGCTGCACCGACCCGTGGGCCGACGGCCTCGACGCCGAGATCGCCGCCGCGCTGGCTGAGTACGAGGCACCGACCCAAGCCGTCCACAGCGGATTCCAGAGACTGGCCCGGGATCTGCACCGCCTCAACATCCTCACCACCTATCGGGTGTGCGAGCAGCTCGCCGCCTAG